Proteins co-encoded in one Methanosarcinales archaeon Met12 genomic window:
- a CDS encoding ABC transporter substrate-binding protein encodes MYVYRITNQKIFITANLKTIIMRNKTISLVMCILMLSTMFSGCIEQPAEEVEVEVPQEVVAGLGRDAGGVYGGAHHHPPLTRLFEMLVTTGFESEVVPQLATSWEVSDDGLTWTFYLRKGVYFHDGTPFNAEAAKFALEMHNIRRPGHLGPIASLTAIDGYTLQIIHTEPFAPLLHQLTWPLFSMASLAAFDEKGVIVNPIGTGPFKEEEWIPGERLVLVRNEDYWGGTPKLERITLMHIPDDITRAMSLEAGEIAMIIDVGGVPPEYVKVLENNPEIDVLTKPITTVRYLIFNNQRPPFDDVKVRQAVQWGIDQESIVKFGLEGIGVPLGSIVAPAVVEWNNPDIMVKYNVGMAKQLLNEAGWADTDGDGILDKNGEEFRVVLVISPCWPAPTLAEIIQGQLREIGIIVEIQVLEHGAWRDAIRAGEHDMTIHALSFIGPHNALYRSFHSEGDLNLGRGTFFNNSRVNELAELGKVTMNHDERRQIYLEVQEIIAEESPVVPIFGEVMINAVRDDIRGYKLHPWFVVNWEDIYVASEQ; translated from the coding sequence TTGTATGTTTATCGTATTACTAATCAAAAGATATTTATTACTGCAAACCTAAAGACGATTATCATGCGTAATAAAACAATCAGTTTGGTTATGTGTATCTTGATGTTAAGCACCATGTTTTCTGGGTGTATTGAGCAGCCGGCAGAAGAGGTAGAGGTTGAAGTTCCGCAGGAAGTAGTTGCAGGGTTGGGGAGAGATGCTGGTGGAGTATATGGCGGCGCTCATCATCATCCACCTCTAACTCGTTTGTTCGAGATGCTGGTTACCACTGGTTTTGAATCAGAGGTCGTTCCGCAACTGGCAACCTCGTGGGAAGTATCAGATGATGGATTAACCTGGACTTTTTATCTTCGCAAGGGTGTTTATTTTCACGATGGTACACCGTTTAATGCAGAGGCTGCTAAATTTGCGTTAGAAATGCATAACATAAGACGTCCAGGTCACTTAGGCCCTATAGCATCACTCACGGCAATTGATGGATATACTTTGCAAATTATTCACACCGAGCCGTTTGCCCCGCTTCTTCATCAATTAACCTGGCCACTCTTTTCGATGGCTAGCCTTGCGGCTTTTGATGAAAAAGGTGTTATTGTGAATCCTATTGGAACCGGTCCATTTAAAGAAGAAGAATGGATTCCTGGTGAAAGGCTGGTCCTGGTGAGGAATGAAGATTATTGGGGAGGAACGCCCAAATTGGAGAGAATCACCCTTATGCACATTCCTGATGACATAACTCGTGCTATGTCCCTAGAAGCAGGTGAGATAGCTATGATCATCGATGTTGGAGGAGTGCCACCTGAATATGTAAAAGTTTTAGAAAACAATCCTGAAATTGATGTCCTAACAAAACCAATAACGACGGTTCGTTATTTAATTTTCAACAATCAAAGACCACCTTTCGATGATGTAAAAGTGAGGCAGGCAGTTCAGTGGGGGATTGATCAGGAATCCATCGTGAAGTTTGGGCTTGAAGGGATTGGAGTGCCCTTGGGGAGTATAGTTGCCCCTGCTGTTGTTGAATGGAATAACCCAGATATAATGGTTAAATATAATGTTGGAATGGCAAAGCAACTTTTAAATGAAGCTGGATGGGCAGATACTGATGGTGATGGTATCCTGGATAAAAATGGGGAGGAGTTCAGAGTTGTGTTGGTTATAAGTCCTTGTTGGCCAGCCCCTACTCTTGCGGAAATTATCCAGGGTCAGTTGCGTGAGATAGGAATTATTGTGGAAATACAAGTTTTAGAGCATGGTGCTTGGAGAGATGCCATACGAGCGGGTGAACACGATATGACGATACACGCCCTTTCGTTCATAGGTCCTCATAATGCTCTTTATCGGAGTTTTCACTCAGAGGGGGATCTGAATTTAGGAAGAGGCACGTTTTTCAACAATTCCCGGGTAAACGAACTGGCGGAACTTGGAAAGGTAACAATGAATCATGATGAACGACGTCAAATATACCTTGAAGTACAGGAAATCATTGCTGAAGAATCTCCGGTGGTTCCTATTTTTGGGGAGGTGATGATTAACGCCGTCCGGGATGACATAAGAGGATACAAGCTCCACCCTTGGTTTGTCGTCAACTGGGAAGATATCTATGTGGCGAGTGAGCAGTAA
- a CDS encoding class I SAM-dependent methyltransferase, which translates to MNWSDEWRKLVLGSSLRRGGDPFTSREFVEWYDLQLAHNGYPGIMLDKIRSHLNKNSTVLDIGAGTGAFAIPLTQEVKEVTVVEPSAEMLTHLRRKMDTPNLRIINQRWEDVDLEEIGQHDMIIAAHSLYDITDIETALKKMISATKKHLYIIMGAGKSSFYTDIWRRFKEGEYHPPPSFIHLYNVLYELGISANVEMIKTPRDQVYLSIEQAAKHWIIRLDLPPEKKDELRAYLLNCLKEKDGMLYLKEEGQSAVICVEVGDTNC; encoded by the coding sequence ATGAACTGGTCTGACGAATGGCGAAAACTGGTGCTGGGGTCATCGCTCAGAAGGGGCGGTGACCCTTTTACTTCAAGGGAATTCGTCGAATGGTATGACCTGCAGCTTGCACATAATGGTTATCCCGGGATCATGTTGGACAAAATCCGAAGCCATCTAAATAAGAATTCAACGGTACTGGATATCGGCGCCGGTACGGGCGCCTTTGCCATTCCCCTCACTCAAGAGGTTAAAGAGGTCACGGTGGTGGAGCCATCGGCCGAGATGCTCACCCATCTGCGTCGCAAAATGGACACGCCTAACCTCCGCATCATCAACCAGCGCTGGGAAGATGTTGACCTCGAGGAAATCGGCCAGCATGACATGATAATAGCCGCCCATTCGCTCTACGATATTACCGACATTGAGACCGCACTGAAAAAGATGATATCAGCAACGAAAAAACACCTTTACATCATTATGGGAGCTGGCAAGTCAAGTTTTTATACTGATATCTGGCGGCGCTTCAAAGAGGGAGAATATCATCCTCCGCCCAGTTTCATTCACCTCTATAATGTCCTCTATGAGCTGGGAATATCTGCTAATGTAGAAATGATAAAAACTCCCCGGGACCAGGTTTATCTGAGCATTGAACAGGCAGCAAAGCACTGGATAATTCGACTTGATCTACCACCCGAAAAGAAAGATGAGTTGCGGGCATATTTACTGAATTGCCTGAAGGAAAAAGATGGAATGCTATATCTGAAAGAGGAAGGACAGAGTGCGGTTATATGTGTTGAAGTAGGTGATACCAATTGCTAA
- a CDS encoding ABC transporter permease: protein MLTYILRRICLMVFILLGVSIITFSLMHFVPGDPAEVIAIERYGEEVTAETIEHVRRELELDQPIYIQYFRWLINVLHGDLGYSHRTDRPVLDEIMARLPATVELALAGMLVSLIIAIPVGIISATKQYSIVDNVSMFGALLGVSMPNFWLGLLLILFFSVHLGWLPVFGRGGIEHLILPAITLGTGMAAITTRLMRSSMLEVLRQDYIRTARAKGLSEKVVINKHALKNALIPVVTVVGLQFGFLLEGAVIVEVIFAWPGVGRLLVDSIFARDFPVIQGCILFIAVMFVLVNLLVDISYAYLDPKIRYEAR from the coding sequence TTGCTAACCTATATCCTCCGCAGAATCTGCCTGATGGTTTTTATCTTATTGGGCGTATCCATCATCACCTTTTCCCTGATGCATTTTGTGCCTGGCGATCCAGCAGAGGTAATCGCCATCGAAAGATATGGAGAGGAGGTTACAGCAGAGACGATTGAACATGTAAGAAGGGAATTGGAACTCGATCAACCGATTTACATCCAGTATTTTCGCTGGCTAATCAATGTTCTTCATGGCGACCTTGGATATTCTCATCGTACCGACCGGCCGGTTTTAGATGAAATCATGGCCAGATTGCCCGCCACAGTAGAGCTTGCCCTAGCGGGTATGCTGGTATCTCTTATCATAGCGATTCCAGTTGGGATCATCTCGGCAACCAAGCAATACTCAATAGTTGACAATGTTTCCATGTTTGGTGCTCTCTTAGGGGTTTCCATGCCCAATTTCTGGCTTGGACTGTTGCTCATATTGTTTTTTTCGGTGCATCTCGGCTGGCTTCCGGTCTTTGGTCGGGGAGGAATAGAACACCTCATATTGCCAGCCATAACCCTTGGAACGGGCATGGCCGCAATCACGACCAGATTGATGAGATCAAGCATGCTCGAGGTGCTCAGGCAGGATTATATCAGGACAGCGAGGGCAAAGGGCTTGAGCGAAAAAGTGGTTATCAACAAACACGCATTGAAAAACGCACTGATCCCAGTGGTTACGGTTGTGGGCTTGCAGTTCGGCTTTCTTTTAGAGGGTGCAGTTATAGTCGAGGTGATATTTGCCTGGCCAGGAGTGGGCAGGTTATTAGTAGATTCGATATTTGCCCGAGACTTTCCCGTGATACAGGGATGCATTTTGTTCATTGCAGTAATGTTTGTACTCGTCAATCTATTGGTTGACATTTCTTATGCCTATTTAGATCCAAAAATACGTTACGAGGCAAGATAA
- the nikC gene encoding nickel ABC transporter permease subunit NikC yields MHDIVIKIIESKLPFIEVFRRLKKHRLAVIGAAIILTLFFVAVFAPFIAPHDPIEQNLENRLLSPNTEHPLGADNLGRCILSRLIYGTRVSLQIGIMVVGITVIIGVSLGLIAGYLGGLIDEMIMRSVDILLAFPGIILALAIAGILGPSLFNVMLALAVVGWTSYARVVRGSVLSVKEKEFVEAARALGASDARIMFRHILPNVMAPVIVMATLGMAHVILAAAALSFLGLGAQPPTPEWGSMLNAGRAFMRTAPHLTIFPGLVIMVTVLAFNFLGDGLRDTLDPRLKGMIR; encoded by the coding sequence ATGCACGATATCGTAATAAAAATTATAGAAAGCAAGCTGCCATTCATCGAGGTTTTCAGGAGACTTAAAAAGCATCGCCTAGCAGTAATTGGTGCAGCAATTATTCTTACGCTATTCTTCGTCGCTGTATTTGCACCTTTCATCGCTCCCCATGATCCGATTGAGCAAAATTTGGAGAACCGTTTACTGTCACCGAACACAGAACATCCATTAGGAGCTGATAATCTTGGCCGCTGTATTTTAAGCAGGCTTATTTATGGCACAAGAGTTTCGCTGCAAATCGGTATTATGGTCGTTGGCATCACAGTGATCATCGGTGTCTCACTGGGATTGATTGCTGGTTATCTGGGCGGTCTGATCGATGAGATGATCATGCGAAGTGTTGATATCCTGCTTGCTTTTCCCGGCATTATATTGGCGTTGGCGATCGCAGGTATATTGGGCCCATCTCTCTTCAACGTCATGCTGGCATTGGCAGTCGTTGGTTGGACCAGTTATGCCCGGGTGGTCCGGGGGTCGGTGCTGTCGGTGAAAGAAAAGGAGTTTGTTGAGGCGGCAAGGGCGCTTGGCGCTAGTGATGCACGTATCATGTTCCGTCATATTCTGCCAAACGTCATGGCGCCGGTGATCGTGATGGCAACGCTTGGCATGGCTCATGTGATTTTAGCTGCTGCAGCATTGAGTTTCTTGGGGCTGGGAGCACAGCCACCCACCCCTGAGTGGGGTTCGATGCTAAACGCCGGTCGTGCCTTCATGCGAACAGCACCACACCTGACAATCTTTCCAGGGCTGGTCATAATGGTGACTGTCCTGGCGTTCAATTTCCTGGGTGATGGGCTCAGAGATACTCTAGACCCGCGGCTGAAGGGGATGATAAGATGA
- a CDS encoding ABC transporter ATP-binding protein, translating to MTEPLLSIHDLGAHFFTEDGVVRAVDGVSLTIGRRETVGLVGESGCGKSVTALSIMRLIPNPGRIVDGEILFENENLLEKSEDEMRKIRGNKISMIFQEPMSSLNPVLTVGEQIAEAIRLHQGLSSSNAKRKAVEMMKLVGIPSPSTRVNEYPHQLSGGMRQRVMIAMALSCNPSLLIADEPTTALDVTIQAQILELMKNLIKDFGSSLLLITHDFGVIAEVCDKVAVMYAGSIVECAHTKALFKNPKHPYARGLLDLIPRIDVGAEQFEIIDGTVPNLANPPTGCKFHPRCPHVREICSKQKPQLVEVESEHFVSCLMY from the coding sequence ATGACCGAGCCGCTGTTGAGCATACATGACCTGGGGGCTCATTTTTTTACTGAAGATGGGGTGGTGAGGGCTGTGGATGGAGTATCTCTAACAATAGGTAGAAGAGAGACCGTCGGGTTGGTCGGCGAATCTGGGTGTGGGAAATCCGTTACAGCACTTTCGATTATGAGATTAATTCCAAATCCAGGCAGAATCGTTGATGGGGAGATCTTGTTTGAAAATGAGAACCTCCTCGAGAAAAGCGAAGATGAAATGCGAAAAATCAGGGGCAATAAAATCTCAATGATCTTTCAAGAGCCTATGAGCTCATTAAATCCCGTCCTGACGGTCGGAGAGCAAATAGCAGAGGCCATCAGATTGCATCAAGGGCTGAGCAGCTCGAACGCAAAAAGAAAAGCAGTTGAGATGATGAAATTGGTGGGAATCCCCTCGCCTTCGACAAGAGTGAACGAATATCCGCATCAACTGAGTGGTGGCATGCGGCAACGCGTTATGATCGCTATGGCTCTCTCTTGTAATCCTTCCCTGCTTATTGCTGACGAGCCGACCACGGCGCTTGATGTTACCATACAGGCACAGATCTTGGAGCTGATGAAAAACCTGATAAAGGATTTTGGCTCTTCTTTGCTGTTAATCACACATGACTTTGGAGTTATAGCTGAAGTATGCGACAAAGTTGCAGTCATGTATGCGGGGAGCATTGTTGAATGTGCTCATACCAAAGCGCTCTTTAAAAATCCCAAGCATCCTTATGCACGCGGATTGCTTGACTTAATCCCCAGAATAGACGTTGGTGCTGAGCAGTTTGAGATCATTGACGGAACCGTTCCCAATCTAGCCAATCCACCTACGGGCTGCAAGTTTCATCCTAGATGTCCACATGTCAGAGAGATTTGTAGCAAACAAAAACCCCAACTCGTTGAAGTCGAGTCAGAGCATTTTGTGAGTTGTTTGATGTACTAA
- a CDS encoding dipeptide ABC transporter ATP-binding protein, protein MRDILLETKGLKKYFLTEGLFSRKGEVVHAVDGISFCIKRGETFGLVGESGCGKSTIGKLVLRLLEPTAGKVYFEGHDIFELDKKEMQRLRHKMQVIFQDPFASLNPRMTVGDIISEPLEIHNLVSKSEREERILKLMELVGLSSEHATRYPHEFSGGQRQRIGIARALAVDPVFIVADEPVSSLDISIRAQILNLMQDLQKNLGLTYLFIAHDLGMIKHLSDRVAVMYLGKIVEMGTTGSIFNDPQHPYTQTLLSAITIPDPEVKRKRIILKGEMPSPIVPPTGCRFHTRCPCRTDKCDEIEPKLIDIGNEHFVSCHLA, encoded by the coding sequence ATGCGGGATATACTGCTAGAAACTAAGGGTTTGAAAAAATATTTTTTGACAGAGGGACTGTTTTCAAGAAAAGGTGAGGTGGTGCACGCAGTCGATGGTATAAGCTTTTGTATCAAAAGAGGGGAAACGTTTGGCTTGGTTGGTGAATCTGGTTGTGGAAAGTCGACGATCGGAAAACTCGTTTTGCGTCTTTTGGAGCCTACAGCTGGCAAAGTTTACTTTGAGGGTCATGACATATTCGAGCTGGATAAAAAGGAGATGCAAAGGCTGAGGCATAAAATGCAGGTGATTTTTCAAGATCCGTTTGCCTCGCTCAACCCACGAATGACCGTTGGAGACATAATCAGTGAGCCACTGGAGATACACAATCTGGTTAGTAAATCTGAAAGGGAAGAGAGGATCTTAAAGTTGATGGAGTTGGTTGGCTTAAGCTCCGAGCATGCTACAAGATACCCACATGAGTTTAGTGGTGGACAAAGGCAGAGGATCGGAATTGCCAGGGCGCTTGCCGTAGACCCCGTATTCATCGTTGCAGACGAGCCTGTGTCATCTCTAGATATATCTATACGGGCGCAAATACTCAATTTAATGCAGGATTTACAGAAAAATCTCGGGCTCACTTATCTGTTTATAGCACATGACTTGGGTATGATCAAACACTTAAGTGACCGAGTCGCTGTGATGTACTTGGGCAAGATCGTTGAGATGGGCACGACCGGAAGCATATTTAACGATCCTCAACATCCATACACACAAACCCTACTCTCGGCGATCACAATTCCTGACCCGGAAGTCAAGCGAAAACGGATCATCCTAAAAGGAGAGATGCCAAGTCCAATTGTCCCCCCTACTGGCTGTAGATTTCATACTAGGTGTCCCTGTAGGACTGATAAGTGTGATGAGATAGAGCCAAAACTTATCGATATCGGAAATGAGCACTTTGTGAGCTGCCATTTGGCGTAA
- the nikR gene encoding nickel-responsive transcriptional regulator NikR — protein MQKELMRIGVSLPANLLGRFDEIIAQRGYSSRSEGIRDAIRSYIVDYEWMSREEGEKVGVITLIYDHHKRGLGNTLTDLQHKFLKLIESSLHVHIDHENCMEVVLVKGDAKDVKILVEKIMALKGVKHVKLTITSLGEGL, from the coding sequence ATGCAGAAGGAACTGATGAGGATTGGCGTATCACTTCCAGCAAATTTGTTGGGTAGATTCGATGAGATCATAGCACAGAGAGGATATTCCTCCCGCTCAGAGGGGATAAGAGACGCGATTCGAAGCTACATCGTGGACTACGAGTGGATGAGCAGAGAGGAGGGTGAGAAGGTCGGCGTGATAACGCTCATCTACGACCATCATAAGCGCGGATTGGGTAATACGCTCACGGACTTGCAACACAAATTCTTGAAGTTGATCGAGTCATCGCTTCACGTTCATATAGACCATGAGAATTGTATGGAAGTCGTACTGGTCAAGGGTGATGCAAAAGACGTTAAAATCCTCGTGGAAAAAATAATGGCGCTTAAAGGAGTGAAGCACGTGAAATTGACGATTACTTCGCTGGGCGAGGGGCTTTAG
- a CDS encoding nucleotide exchange factor GrpE, whose protein sequence is MSRKIRVLEKELEEKTKLADAYLDQLKYLQADFENYKKSVEKEKLEFVKFANEKLIKELLISIDDFERAIDSVKDKEELRGVGLIYKNILKILGGHGLKRIECLGKKFDPYYHEAVLKEKSDKEDGTIIDELQKGYLLHSNVLRYAKVKVADNQCKNDLKK, encoded by the coding sequence ATGTCCCGTAAAATTAGGGTGCTGGAGAAGGAACTTGAAGAGAAGACAAAGTTAGCTGATGCATATTTAGACCAGTTGAAATATTTACAAGCAGACTTTGAGAATTATAAAAAGTCGGTAGAAAAAGAAAAACTGGAATTCGTGAAATTCGCCAACGAAAAGTTAATAAAAGAGTTGCTGATTAGTATTGATGATTTTGAAAGAGCGATAGATTCAGTAAAGGATAAAGAAGAGTTAAGAGGGGTGGGACTAATATATAAAAATATTTTAAAGATATTAGGGGGGCATGGATTGAAAAGGATCGAATGTTTGGGTAAAAAATTTGACCCATACTACCATGAAGCCGTCCTGAAAGAAAAGTCTGATAAAGAAGATGGCACCATCATAGATGAGCTTCAAAAAGGATATCTACTGCATTCAAATGTTTTGAGGTACGCAAAAGTGAAGGTAGCAGACAATCAGTGTAAAAATGATTTAAAGAAATAG
- the dnaK gene encoding molecular chaperone DnaK, with product MTKQNTEKIIGIDLGTSNSQAAVMMGGKPVIIPSAEGVTMYGKAFPSVVALTKDGQLLVGEPAKRQAISNPEGTITNAKRKMGTDYKYKVHGKEYSPQQVSAFILQKIKRDSEAFLGEPVQKAVITVPAYFDDNQRAATKDAGKIAGLDVVRLVNEPTAASMAYGLGKVGEHKILVFDFGGGTLDVTIMEFGDGVFTVLSTSGDTQLGGTDMDAVLVDYIAEEFKKQEGVDLKKDKMALQRVKEAAEKAKIELSTVLETDINLPYITADSSGPKHLTMKLGRATMEKLVEPIIDKCKHSIELAIKDSKLSKDDIENIVLVGGPTRMPRVRKFVEDFMGRKVEGGVDPMECVASGAAIQGAILAGDIKDLVLLDVTPLTLGIETLGGMATPLIERNTTIPVKKTQIFTTAADSQTAVTINVLQGERPMAQNNTSLGNFNLVGILLAPRGIPQIEVAFDIDANGILNVSAKDLGTKKEQKITITASTKLSKEEVERMVKEAKEHDEEDKKRKREVEIRNNADSLLYTTEKTLSEIGDKLGKEQKEKIDEGMKSLKDALSEGDIQKIKSKTDNLAKTIQDAGASIYQQTRQQADVHGEEDEKHKDEKVIDAEFKVENERT from the coding sequence ATGACCAAACAAAATACAGAAAAGATTATTGGTATCGATTTGGGGACTTCGAATTCCCAAGCAGCGGTAATGATGGGTGGAAAGCCAGTTATAATTCCCTCGGCAGAAGGCGTCACCATGTATGGCAAGGCATTCCCATCTGTCGTTGCTTTAACAAAAGATGGGCAGTTACTGGTCGGAGAACCGGCAAAAAGACAGGCCATTTCAAACCCGGAAGGAACGATAACCAACGCAAAGCGAAAAATGGGTACTGACTACAAATATAAAGTACATGGCAAAGAATATAGCCCCCAGCAGGTCTCTGCTTTCATTCTCCAGAAGATTAAAAGAGATAGTGAGGCATTCTTAGGAGAGCCCGTACAGAAAGCTGTGATAACGGTTCCAGCTTATTTTGATGACAATCAAAGAGCTGCGACTAAAGATGCTGGAAAAATCGCTGGTCTGGATGTCGTGAGGTTGGTCAATGAGCCAACCGCCGCCTCTATGGCATATGGACTGGGCAAGGTAGGAGAGCATAAAATATTAGTTTTTGATTTCGGCGGCGGAACGCTGGACGTAACCATAATGGAATTCGGTGATGGAGTATTTACGGTTCTGTCAACATCAGGAGATACACAACTTGGCGGAACAGATATGGATGCCGTTTTAGTTGATTATATTGCGGAGGAGTTCAAAAAGCAAGAAGGTGTTGATTTAAAGAAAGATAAAATGGCTTTGCAGAGGGTCAAAGAGGCGGCAGAGAAGGCAAAGATCGAACTCTCAACTGTTCTTGAAACAGATATTAATTTGCCATATATAACTGCTGATTCTTCAGGACCTAAACATTTGACGATGAAGCTTGGCAGGGCCACAATGGAAAAATTAGTTGAGCCCATAATAGATAAATGTAAACATTCGATTGAACTGGCAATAAAAGATTCCAAATTATCAAAGGATGATATAGAGAATATCGTTTTAGTTGGCGGCCCTACGAGAATGCCCCGCGTTCGGAAATTTGTCGAAGATTTCATGGGAAGAAAAGTCGAAGGGGGGGTAGACCCAATGGAATGTGTTGCATCTGGCGCTGCAATACAAGGCGCAATCCTTGCAGGGGATATTAAGGATTTGGTTTTGTTGGATGTAACTCCACTTACCTTGGGCATAGAAACTCTGGGCGGTATGGCAACGCCACTGATCGAGAGAAATACTACAATCCCGGTCAAGAAAACCCAGATATTCACAACGGCGGCCGACTCGCAAACAGCTGTTACCATCAATGTCCTGCAAGGAGAGAGGCCGATGGCGCAGAACAATACAAGTCTGGGTAATTTCAATTTGGTTGGAATACTTCTCGCACCGAGAGGGATACCGCAAATAGAGGTAGCCTTTGACATCGATGCTAACGGCATTTTAAACGTATCGGCTAAAGATTTGGGTACCAAAAAAGAGCAGAAGATAACAATTACCGCTTCGACAAAACTCTCAAAAGAAGAAGTAGAGAGAATGGTCAAAGAGGCAAAAGAGCATGATGAAGAGGATAAAAAGAGAAAAAGAGAAGTTGAGATAAGAAACAATGCCGACTCTTTACTTTATACAACCGAGAAAACGTTATCAGAGATAGGAGATAAGCTGGGCAAAGAACAAAAAGAGAAAATTGACGAGGGGATGAAATCTCTTAAAGATGCCTTATCCGAGGGGGACATACAAAAAATAAAAAGCAAAACGGATAATTTGGCAAAGACCATTCAGGACGCTGGTGCGTCCATATATCAACAAACACGACAGCAAGCCGATGTCCATGGGGAAGAGGACGAAAAACACAAGGATGAAAAGGTCATCGACGCAGAATTCAAAGTAGAAAACGAGCGAACATAG
- the dnaJ gene encoding molecular chaperone DnaJ, with the protein MEKNDYYEVLGISKNASQEEIKRAFKQLARKHHPDIAGKDNEEKFKKINEAFQVLSDPQKRAQYDRFGHTAFRPEDFADFRGFNFADLFRDSGLGDIFDAFSGFSRRSGRSRARRGADLRYDMEITLEDAFSGTTKKIDVPVFVACETCGGTGAKPGFLKECPECNGTGEIKRVQRSVFGQMVNIATCGNCGGYGKVIEKACDSCRGNGRVKKIKKVEIKIPKGVDNNQYLRIAGQGESGYNGGAPGDLYVTIHIKPHKIFERRGSDLLSESTINLAQAIFGDEIEVTTMSTKAKIKVPAGTQSHTVFRLGGQGMPDLHIHRRGDQLVKVVVKIPEKLSKRQKELLKEFVKEGGEEVKRDKGLIDMVKDFI; encoded by the coding sequence ATGGAAAAAAATGACTATTACGAAGTTTTAGGCATAAGCAAGAACGCATCACAAGAAGAGATAAAAAGGGCATTCAAGCAGTTGGCAAGGAAGCACCACCCAGATATTGCGGGCAAAGATAATGAGGAGAAATTCAAGAAGATAAACGAGGCATTTCAGGTTTTGAGTGACCCACAAAAAAGAGCGCAATACGATCGGTTCGGTCATACTGCTTTTAGACCGGAAGATTTTGCTGACTTTCGCGGATTTAATTTTGCTGATTTATTCAGAGACTCTGGATTGGGAGATATTTTTGATGCTTTTTCAGGCTTTAGTCGTAGGAGCGGCAGGAGTAGAGCGAGAAGGGGGGCTGATTTGAGATATGATATGGAAATTACCTTAGAGGATGCCTTTTCTGGCACGACGAAAAAAATAGATGTCCCTGTATTTGTCGCATGCGAGACTTGTGGAGGTACCGGAGCAAAACCCGGCTTTCTCAAAGAATGCCCTGAATGCAATGGTACGGGCGAGATTAAGAGAGTGCAACGGTCTGTTTTTGGGCAAATGGTAAATATCGCCACCTGTGGCAACTGTGGAGGATATGGAAAAGTCATAGAAAAAGCCTGTGATAGTTGTAGAGGGAATGGAAGGGTTAAAAAAATAAAAAAAGTAGAGATTAAAATTCCAAAAGGGGTTGACAATAATCAGTATTTAAGAATTGCAGGGCAAGGAGAATCTGGTTATAATGGCGGTGCGCCGGGGGATTTGTATGTTACCATCCATATAAAGCCACATAAAATATTTGAGAGAAGGGGAAGCGATTTATTATCTGAATCGACGATTAATTTAGCACAGGCGATTTTTGGCGACGAGATCGAAGTTACGACGATGTCCACCAAAGCGAAAATCAAGGTGCCTGCTGGAACGCAGAGCCATACTGTTTTTAGACTGGGAGGACAAGGAATGCCTGATTTGCATATCCATAGGAGAGGAGACCAATTAGTAAAAGTCGTCGTTAAGATACCGGAAAAATTGAGCAAAAGACAAAAGGAATTATTGAAAGAATTTGTAAAGGAAGGCGGGGAGGAGGTAAAGAGAGATAAAGGACTTATAGACATGGTGAAAGACTTTATTTAA